From Etheostoma cragini isolate CJK2018 chromosome 1, CSU_Ecrag_1.0, whole genome shotgun sequence, a single genomic window includes:
- the ipo7 gene encoding importin-7 — protein MDPESLVEALRGTMDPNLREAAERQLNEGHTQVNFVSTLLRVTMSDQLDLPVRQAGVIYLKNMITQHWSDGDGSSTETPVNNIPDEDRQFIRDNIVEAIIHSPERIRVQLTTCIHHMIKHDYPGKWTTIVDKIGFYLQSDNSAGWLGILLCLYQLVKNYEYKKPEERQPLVAAMHIFMPMMKERFIQLLPDHSSDSVLIQKQIFKILYALFQYNLPLELINRQNLTEWMEILKAVVDRDVPPETMQIDEDERPELPWWKCKKWALHILARLFERYGSPGNTTKEYAEFAELFLKEYAVPAQQVLLKVLYQYKEKQYVAPRVLQQTLNYINQGIAHALTWRNLKPHIQGIIQDVVFPLMCYTDSDEELWQEDPYEYIRMKFDVFEDFISPTTAAQTLLFTACNKRKEVLQKTMGFCYQILTDLASDPRKKDGALHMIGSLAEILLKKKIYKDQMEFMLQNHVFPLFRSELGYMRARACWVLHYFCEVKFKSDQNLQTALELTRLCLINDNEMPVKVEAAIALQVLISNQEKAKEYITTFIRPVMQALLHIVRETENDDLTNVIQKMICEYSEEVTPIAVEMTQHLAMTFNQVIQTGPDEEGGDDKAVTAMGILNTIDTLLSVVEDHKEITQQLEGICLQVIGTVLQQHVLEFYEEILSLAHSLTCQQVSPQMWQLLPLVYEVFQQDGFDYFTDMMPLLHNYVTVDTDTLLSDTKYLEMIYSMCKKVLTGDPGEDPECHAVKLLEVIILQCKGRGIDQVVPLFVAAALERLTREVKTSELRTMCLQVAIAALYYSPPLLLNTLENLRFPNNTEPITNHFITQWLKDVDCFLGLHDRKMCILGLCALIDLEHRPQVVNQVAVQLLPAAILLFNGLKRAYACRAEHENDEDDDDEDGEEDDDNAELGSDEDDIDEEGQEYLEMLAKQAGEDGDDEDWEEDDAEETALEGYTTAVDDEDNLVDEYQIFKAILQNIQSRDPAWYQALTQSLDEDQGKHLQDIGTLADQRRAAHESKMIEKHGGYKFTAPVVPSTFNFGGTAPGMN, from the exons GGTCACACCCAGGTCAACTTTGTGTCCACGCTGCTGCGTGTCACCATGTCTGATCAGCTGGATTTGCCTGTCAGGCAAGCAG GTGTGATTTACCTTAAGAACATGATAACCCAGCATTGGAGTGATGGCGACGGTTCAAGCACAGAGACTCCTGTCAATAACATCCCTGACGAGGACAGGCAGTTCATTCGAGACAACATAGTGGAGGCCATTATCCACTCCCCCGAGCGCATCAG GGTCCAGTTGACAACATGCATCCACCACATGATTAAGCATGACTACCCCGGCAAGTGGACAACCATCGTGGACAAAATTGGCTTCTACCTGCAGTCGGACAACAGTGCAGGATGGCTGGGCATCTTGCTCTGTCTCTACCAGCTTGTCAAAAACTATGA ATACAAAAAACCAGAAGAGCGTCAACCTCTGGTGGCTGCCATGCACATCTTCATGCCCATGATGAAAGAACGCTTTATCCAGCTGCTCCCTGACCACTCCAGTGACTCTGTCCTCATACAGAAACAGATCTTCAAAATCCTCTATGCCCTCTTTCAG TACAACTTGCCCCTGGAACTCATCAACAGACAAAACCTAACAGAGTGGATGGAGATCCTGAAGGCGGTAGTGGATAGAGATGTGCCGCCG GAGACGATGCAGATAGATGAAGATGAGCGGCCTGAGCTGCCATGGTGGAAGTGTAAGAAGTGGGCTCTTCACATCTTGGCTCGACTGTTTGAGAG GTATGGAAGCCCAGGCAATACAACCAAAGAGTACGCAGAGTTTGCTGAACTTTTCCTTAAAGAATATGCAGTTCCTGCTCAGCAG GTGCTGTTGAAAGTCTTATACCAGTACAAGGAAAAGCAATATGTGGCTCCCAGAGTACTCCAACAGACACTCAACTACATCAACCAGGGCATTGCACATGCTCTGACATGGAGAAACCTCAAACCCCACATCCAG GGCATTATTCAGGATGTGGTCTTCCCCCTCATGTGTTACACAGACAGCGATGAAGAGCTATGGCAGGAGGATCCATATGAGTACATTCGCATGAAGTTTG ACGTGTTTGAGGACTTCATCtctccaacaacagcagcccagACGCTCCTCTTCACAGCTTGCAACAAGAGGAAAGAG GTGCTGCAAAAGACTATGGGGTTCTGCTACCAGATTCTCACGGATCTTGCCTCTGACCCAAGGAAAAAGGATGGTGCCCTTCACATGATTGGCTCTTTGGCTGAAATCCTGCTGAAG AAAAAGATTTATAAGGACCAGATGGAGTTTATGCTGCAGAATCACGTCTTCCCCTTGTTCCGCAGTGAACTGGGCTACATGAGAGCCAGG GCCTGCTGGGTGCTGCACTACTTCTGTGAGGTGAAGTTCAAAAGTGATCAGAACCTGCAGACGGCTCTTGAGCTTACCCGCCTTTGTCTAATCAATGACAACGAGATGCCAGTTAAGGTAGAGGCTGCTATTGCCCTGCAGGTTCTCATTAGCAACCAGGAGAAAG CCAAAGAATACATCACCACCTTCATCCGGCCAGTGATGCAGGCACTCCTGCACATCGTCAGGGAGACTGAGAACGATGACCTCACCAACGTCATACAGAAGATGATCTGTGAATACAGTGAGGAGGTGACTCCAATTGCAGTGGAGATGACACAGCACTTG gCTATGACATTCAACCAGGTGATTCAGACGGGCCCTGATGAGGAGGGAGGAGATGACAAGGCAGTGACGGCTATGGGCATTCTCAACACCATTGACACATTGCTAAGTGTGGTAGAGGACCACAAAGAG ATCACGCAGCAGCTGGAGGGCATCTGTCTGCAGGTGATTGGCACTGTGCTGCAGCAACATGTACTGG AGTTCTACGAGGAGATCCTATCCTTAGCTCACAGCCTGACCTGCCAACAGGTGTCACCTCAGATGTGGCAGCTCCTTCCATTGGTGTATGAAGTCTTCCAGCAAGATGGATTTGATTACTTCACAG aTATGATGCCTCTTCTTCACAACTATGTCACAGTTGACACAGATACTCTGCTTTCTGACACCAAATACCTGGAGATGATTTATAGCATGTGCAAGAAG GTCCTGACCGGTGATCCAGGCGAGGACCCAGAGTGCCATGCAGTCAAGCTGCTGGAGGTGATCATCCTGCAGTGCAAAGGCCGTGGCATTGACCAG GTTGTGCCCTTGTTTGTGGCTGCTGCATTGGAGCGTCTGACGCGGGAGGTGAAGACCAGCGAGCTAAGGACTATGTGCCTGCAGGTGGCTATCGCTGCACTTTACTACagcccccctctcctcctcaacaCTTTAGAGAACCTACGCTTTCCAAACAACACGGAGCCTATTACTAACCACTTCATAACCCAGTGGCTCAAAGATGTCGACTGCTTCCTTGG CCTCCACGACAGAAAGATGTGCATTCTCGGCCTTTGTGCGCTCATTGACCTTGAGCACAGGCCTCAAGTTGTCAACCAGGTAGCCGTCCAGCTTCTTCCAGCTGCCATTCTACTGTTCAATGGACTCAAGAGGGCGTACGCCTGTCGAGCAGAGCATGAGAATGACGAGgacgatgatgatgaagatgggGAAGAGGATGACGACAACG CTGAGCTGGGCAGTGATGAGGATGACATTGATGAGGAAGGCCAGGAGTACCTGGAGATGCTGGCGAAGCAGGCAGGAGAGGACGGAGACGATGAAGACTGGGAGGAGGACGATGCTGAGGAGACAGCACTTGAGGGCTACACTACAGCTGTAGATGATGAAGACAACTTAGTGGACGAGTATCAGATCTTCAAAGCCATATTACAAA ATATCCAGAGCCGTGACCCAGCATGGTACCAGGCACTAACACAGTCCCTTGATGAAGATCAGGGCAAACACCTTCAGGACATTGGCACACTTGCAGACCAGAGACGGGCAGCACATG AATCCAAGATGATCGAGAAACACGGCGGGTACAAGTTCACAGCGCCAGTGGTGCCATCTACTTTCAACTTTGGAGGCACTGCTCCAGGAATGAATTGA